In the Deinococcus ficus genome, one interval contains:
- a CDS encoding acyl-CoA dehydrogenase family protein — protein sequence MEFTLSDEQRQLQQLARDFTRKEITPIAAEYDQKEETPWQVVEKAFEVGLLNVGIPEHAGGIGLGMLDECIVGEELAYGCMGIFTVLMASELGITPILVGGTEEQQKRFLGPLTEKAGLAAFALSEPNNGSDAAAMGTTAVLDGDEWVINGTKMWISNGGLAEITVVFATTDRQGGHKATVALVVPKDAPGFTYNKIKHKMGQRASLTSELVFENVRVPRENQLGGLGDGFKIAMKTLDKTRIPVAAGSVGIARRALDESVKYSKEREAFGKPISNFQAIQFKLAEMAMGIETGRLMYQKAAWLVDQGQPHGYESAIAKAYCSEMAFNAANEAIQVHGGYGYVGEYPVEKLLRDSKLNQIYEGTNEIQRVVISRQLLK from the coding sequence ATGGAGTTCACCCTCTCAGACGAACAGCGTCAATTGCAGCAGCTCGCCCGTGACTTCACCCGCAAGGAGATCACGCCCATCGCCGCCGAGTACGACCAGAAGGAAGAGACGCCCTGGCAGGTCGTGGAGAAGGCCTTCGAGGTCGGCCTGCTGAATGTGGGCATCCCCGAGCATGCCGGCGGGATCGGCCTGGGCATGCTGGACGAGTGCATCGTCGGCGAGGAGCTCGCCTACGGCTGCATGGGCATCTTCACCGTGCTGATGGCGAGCGAGCTGGGCATCACGCCCATCCTGGTGGGCGGCACCGAGGAGCAGCAGAAACGCTTCCTGGGCCCGCTGACCGAGAAGGCCGGGCTGGCCGCGTTCGCGCTGAGCGAACCGAACAACGGCTCCGATGCCGCCGCCATGGGCACCACCGCGGTGCTGGACGGCGACGAGTGGGTCATCAACGGCACGAAGATGTGGATCAGCAACGGCGGGCTGGCCGAGATCACGGTCGTGTTCGCCACCACCGACCGGCAGGGCGGCCACAAGGCCACCGTCGCGCTGGTCGTGCCGAAGGACGCGCCGGGCTTCACGTACAACAAGATCAAGCACAAGATGGGCCAGCGCGCCAGCCTCACCAGTGAACTGGTGTTCGAGAACGTCCGCGTGCCCCGCGAGAACCAGCTGGGCGGCCTGGGGGACGGCTTCAAGATCGCCATGAAGACCCTGGACAAGACCCGCATTCCGGTCGCGGCCGGCTCGGTCGGGATCGCCCGGCGCGCTCTAGACGAGAGCGTGAAGTACAGCAAGGAACGCGAGGCCTTCGGCAAACCCATCAGCAACTTCCAGGCCATTCAGTTCAAGCTGGCAGAAATGGCGATGGGCATCGAGACGGGCCGCCTGATGTACCAGAAGGCCGCGTGGCTGGTGGACCAGGGCCAGCCGCACGGGTACGAGAGCGCCATCGCCAAGGCGTACTGCTCGGAGATGGCCTTCAACGCGGCCAACGAGGCGATCCAGGTGCACGGCGGGTACGGGTACGTGGGGGAGTACCCGGTGGAGAAACTGCTGCGCGACAGCAAGCTCAACCAGATCTATGAGGGCACCAACGAGATTCAGCGCGTGGTGATCAGCCGTCAGCTGCTGAAGTAA
- a CDS encoding chromate transporter produces MPEAAPLQLAWEFIRIGLISFGAANLPEMERVLVTLRGWIDARTLASGLALGQLMPGPNLLAVTHYGYAIQGLGGALIATAAFYVPTSALSAGVARLWDRHRANTWVNALRSALLPFGAGVMLASTLVLARTSLHGWTDLLITAVAFGLLWYAKVNSAVVVLGAAVLGVLLSL; encoded by the coding sequence ATGCCTGAGGCCGCCCCCCTTCAGCTCGCGTGGGAGTTCATCCGGATCGGGCTGATCAGTTTCGGCGCGGCGAACCTGCCGGAGATGGAGCGCGTGCTGGTCACCCTGCGCGGCTGGATCGACGCGCGCACCCTGGCGAGTGGACTGGCGCTGGGGCAGCTCATGCCCGGCCCGAACCTGCTGGCCGTCACGCACTACGGGTACGCCATCCAGGGCCTGGGCGGCGCCCTGATCGCCACGGCCGCCTTCTACGTGCCCACCTCGGCCCTGAGTGCCGGGGTGGCGCGGCTGTGGGACCGGCACCGCGCGAACACCTGGGTGAACGCCCTGCGCAGCGCCCTGCTGCCCTTCGGGGCGGGCGTGATGCTCGCCAGCACCCTGGTGCTGGCCCGCACCAGCCTGCACGGGTGGACGGACCTGCTGATCACGGCCGTGGCGTTCGGGCTGCTGTGGTACGCGAAGGTCAACTCGGCCGTGGTGGTGCTGGGCGCGGCCGTGCTGGGCGTCCTCCTCAGCCTGTAA
- a CDS encoding ABC transporter ATP-binding protein: MTSDHAGHAVHVQGLIKQYAVHEKEPGFMGSLRAFVNRRTRMVDAVKGVSFDLAPGEVVGFLGPNGAGKTTTLKMLSGLLHPTGGTAVVAGHEPRRREAAFLKQITLVMGQKQQLIWDLPALDSFLVNQAIYEIPDDQYRATMREFTEVLSLDGILKKQVRKLSLGERMKCELAAALLHRPKILFLDEPTIGLDVNMQQAVRDFVREYNRRYGATVILTSHYMADVTALANRVLVIDRGDLVFDGDLRHLAGQSSGGKTVKLQLRRPADTAQLARYGTVIHNEGLSVELGVPRAEVSTRAARLLADLDVADLTVEDPPIETVMAELFGKKDAAPQPPQEVPA, encoded by the coding sequence ATGACCAGCGACCACGCGGGCCACGCCGTGCACGTGCAGGGCCTCATCAAGCAGTACGCCGTTCACGAGAAGGAACCCGGCTTCATGGGCAGCCTGCGGGCCTTCGTGAACCGCCGCACCCGGATGGTGGACGCCGTCAAGGGCGTGTCCTTCGATCTCGCGCCTGGCGAGGTGGTAGGCTTTCTCGGGCCGAACGGGGCAGGGAAGACCACCACCCTGAAGATGCTCTCCGGGCTGCTGCACCCCACCGGCGGCACCGCCGTCGTCGCCGGGCACGAACCCCGGCGCCGGGAGGCCGCCTTCCTGAAGCAGATCACGCTGGTCATGGGGCAGAAACAGCAGCTGATCTGGGACCTGCCCGCCCTGGATTCCTTCCTGGTCAATCAGGCCATCTACGAGATTCCCGACGACCAGTACCGGGCCACCATGCGCGAGTTCACGGAGGTGCTGTCCCTGGACGGCATCCTGAAAAAGCAGGTGCGCAAGCTCTCGCTGGGCGAGCGCATGAAGTGCGAACTGGCCGCCGCGCTGCTGCACCGCCCCAAGATCCTGTTCCTGGACGAACCCACCATCGGGCTGGACGTGAACATGCAGCAGGCCGTGCGGGACTTCGTACGCGAGTACAACCGCCGCTACGGCGCCACCGTGATCCTCACCAGCCACTACATGGCGGACGTGACCGCCCTCGCCAACCGCGTGCTCGTCATCGACCGGGGCGACCTCGTGTTCGACGGGGACCTGCGCCACCTCGCCGGGCAGAGCAGCGGCGGCAAGACCGTCAAACTGCAACTGCGCCGCCCCGCCGACACCGCGCAGCTCGCCCGCTACGGCACCGTCATCCACAACGAAGGCCTCAGCGTGGAACTCGGCGTGCCCCGCGCCGAGGTCAGCACCCGGGCCGCGCGGCTCCTGGCGGACCTGGACGTTGCCGACCTGACCGTGGAGGACCCGCCCATCGAGACGGTCATGGCCGAACTGTTCGGGAAGAAGGACGCCGCTCCCCAGCCGCCGCAGGAGGTCCCCGCGTGA
- a CDS encoding ABC transporter permease: MRGLRRALRLMRVFIGATISAQLEYRANFLGALMGTLVATGTSLFALGLVLGQPGTTGVGGWTLREALLVTAFYLLTSGFIAVFIRPNMSKIAEAVRTGNMDFTLLKPIDAQLNVSTRNVDILRFPDLLIGAGLMVYAASGLTITASGMLGGTLLYLSSLVIVYCIWLALSTTAFWFVKTQNATELFQGVFSAARFPSTAFPAPVRAFLTVVVPIAFITTVPAQALLGRLTLTQALASPLVAAVLFAATRWFWLKAVGSYTSASS, translated from the coding sequence GTGAGGGGGCTGCGGCGCGCCCTGCGCCTGATGCGGGTGTTCATCGGCGCGACCATCAGCGCGCAGCTGGAGTACCGCGCGAACTTCCTGGGCGCCCTGATGGGCACCCTGGTCGCCACCGGCACCTCCCTGTTCGCGCTGGGCCTGGTGCTGGGACAGCCCGGCACCACCGGCGTGGGCGGCTGGACGCTCCGCGAGGCGCTGCTCGTCACCGCCTTCTACCTGCTCACCAGCGGGTTCATCGCCGTGTTCATCCGCCCCAACATGAGCAAGATCGCCGAGGCGGTCCGCACCGGCAACATGGACTTCACTCTACTCAAACCCATCGACGCGCAGCTGAACGTCAGCACCCGCAACGTGGACATCCTCCGCTTCCCCGACCTGCTGATCGGCGCCGGCCTGATGGTCTACGCCGCGTCCGGCCTGACCATCACAGCCAGCGGCATGCTGGGCGGCACGCTGCTTTACCTGTCGTCCCTGGTGATCGTGTACTGCATCTGGCTAGCCCTCAGCACCACCGCCTTCTGGTTCGTGAAAACCCAGAATGCCACGGAGCTCTTCCAGGGCGTGTTCAGCGCCGCCCGTTTCCCGTCCACCGCCTTTCCCGCCCCGGTGCGCGCCTTCCTGACCGTGGTGGTGCCGATCGCGTTCATCACCACCGTGCCCGCTCAGGCCCTGCTGGGGCGCCTCACCCTGACCCAGGCGCTCGCGTCCCCATTGGTCGCCGCGGTGCTGTTCGCCGCGACCCGCTGGTTCTGGCTGAAGGCGGTCGGCAGCTACACCAGCGCCAGCAGCTGA
- a CDS encoding ABC transporter permease, with amino-acid sequence MAEYRAEIIIWMFSGTLSLVMMLVWMAQADAAPGGQVRGYSPEEFAGYFLSIWVVSQLMVVWVSWEIDYAIRQGQLSPQLLRPLDPIWPHFIGHVTERFVRALPMFALVFVFTLLTGAKFTTQWWAYPAAFGLVTLGFTARFLWEYTLGLLAFWTENTTSFQEVVWLIYAALGGMLAPLTFLPDWAQAIARWTPFPYMLGLPAQLLTGKATPDQALHGAAILAGWLVLFWFVRLWVWRRGLSRYGAVGA; translated from the coding sequence ATGGCCGAGTACCGCGCCGAGATCATCATCTGGATGTTCTCCGGCACGCTGTCCCTGGTCATGATGCTGGTGTGGATGGCGCAGGCCGACGCCGCCCCGGGCGGGCAGGTGCGCGGCTACAGCCCCGAGGAGTTCGCCGGGTACTTCCTGAGCATCTGGGTGGTCTCGCAACTGATGGTCGTGTGGGTGTCCTGGGAGATCGACTACGCCATCCGCCAGGGCCAGCTCTCCCCGCAGCTGCTGCGGCCCCTGGACCCCATCTGGCCGCACTTCATCGGGCACGTCACCGAACGCTTCGTGCGCGCGCTGCCCATGTTCGCGCTCGTGTTCGTGTTCACCCTGCTCACCGGCGCCAAATTCACCACCCAGTGGTGGGCGTACCCGGCCGCCTTCGGGCTGGTCACGCTGGGCTTCACCGCCCGCTTCCTGTGGGAGTACACCCTGGGCCTGCTGGCCTTCTGGACAGAGAACACCACCAGCTTCCAGGAGGTCGTGTGGCTGATCTACGCCGCGCTGGGCGGCATGCTCGCGCCCCTGACCTTCCTGCCGGACTGGGCGCAGGCCATCGCCCGCTGGACGCCTTTCCCGTACATGCTGGGCCTGCCCGCGCAACTTCTGACCGGCAAGGCCACGCCTGACCAGGCACTGCACGGCGCCGCCATCCTCGCCGGGTGGCTGGTGCTGTTCTGGTTCGTGCGCCTGTGGGTGTGGCGGCGCGGTCTGAGCCGCTACGGCGCGGTGGGCGCGTGA
- a CDS encoding fumarylacetoacetate hydrolase family protein: MRIVHVTHQGEARWGTLSGDTITLTGSLGGAPTGETLPLEGAALLPPATPSKVVCVGRNYLDHIRELGNDTGDLPKEPGIFLKGPNTLAEPGGAVDRPDWTENFHFEGELALVIGKQAKDLTPQNALSHVLGYTCGLDLTARDRQKTDLQWFRAKAADRFCPLGPWLETDLDPRDLRVQTRVNGETKQDSRTSLMIFPVVEILTYVTRFVTLEPGDVVLTGTPEGVGPLVPGDTVEVEVEGIGVLTTHIR; encoded by the coding sequence ATGCGCATCGTGCACGTGACACACCAGGGTGAGGCCCGCTGGGGCACCCTCAGCGGCGACACCATCACCCTCACAGGCAGCCTCGGCGGCGCCCCCACCGGGGAAACCCTTCCCCTGGAAGGCGCCGCGCTGCTGCCCCCCGCCACGCCCAGCAAGGTCGTGTGCGTGGGCCGCAACTACCTGGACCACATCCGTGAACTCGGGAACGACACCGGCGACCTGCCCAAGGAACCCGGCATCTTCCTGAAGGGCCCGAACACCCTGGCCGAACCGGGCGGCGCGGTCGACAGGCCCGACTGGACTGAGAACTTTCACTTCGAGGGCGAACTGGCCCTGGTGATCGGGAAGCAGGCCAAGGACCTCACGCCCCAGAACGCGCTCTCGCACGTGCTCGGCTACACCTGCGGCCTGGACCTCACGGCCCGCGACCGGCAGAAGACGGACCTACAGTGGTTCCGCGCGAAGGCCGCCGACCGCTTCTGCCCGCTGGGGCCGTGGCTGGAAACCGACCTGGACCCCCGCGACCTGCGCGTGCAGACCCGCGTGAACGGCGAGACGAAACAGGACAGCCGCACCAGCCTGATGATCTTCCCGGTCGTCGAGATCCTGACCTACGTGACCCGTTTCGTGACCCTGGAACCCGGCGACGTCGTCCTGACCGGCACGCCCGAGGGCGTCGGCCCGCTCGTGCCCGGCGACACCGTCGAGGTCGAGGTCGAGGGCATCGGCGTGCTGACCACCCACATCCGCTGA
- a CDS encoding NADH:flavin oxidoreductase/NADH oxidase: MTAPAPLLFTPLTLRNLTLPNRIVLSPMCMYSSQNGLANDFHLVHLGQYALSGTGLILAEATAVSPEGRISPEDLGLWDDAHTLPLGRIADFVHAYGGRLGVQLAHAGRKASTYAPGRGRGAVPPERGGWTVIGPVGNAFSDLYPQPRAMTVDDIHRVTADFAAAARRAEVANLDTIEIHAAHGYLLHQFLSPLANARTDEYGGVFDNRVRFLLEVVRAVRAAWPAHKPLFVRVSATDWATGGWDLEQTTELAARLRDEGVDVLDVSSGGLTTAQQLQVGPAYQTRFAEHIRAQVPGLHIMAVGLIETPELAESVLQSGQADLIALGRPLLGDPHWPWHAAQRLGVTPHLPQAYQRGTRVKD; the protein is encoded by the coding sequence ATGACCGCCCCCGCGCCCCTGCTGTTCACCCCCCTGACCCTGCGCAACCTCACGCTGCCCAACCGCATTGTGCTGTCGCCCATGTGCATGTACTCCTCGCAGAACGGCCTCGCCAACGACTTTCACCTCGTGCACCTGGGTCAGTACGCCCTGAGCGGCACCGGCCTGATTCTCGCGGAGGCCACCGCCGTCTCCCCGGAGGGCCGCATCAGCCCCGAGGACCTGGGCCTCTGGGACGACGCGCACACCCTGCCATTGGGGCGCATCGCGGACTTCGTGCACGCCTACGGCGGGCGGCTGGGCGTGCAGCTCGCGCACGCCGGGCGCAAGGCCAGCACCTACGCCCCGGGCCGCGGCCGCGGGGCCGTGCCGCCCGAGCGCGGCGGCTGGACGGTCATCGGGCCGGTCGGGAACGCCTTCAGTGACCTGTACCCGCAGCCCCGTGCCATGACCGTGGACGACATTCACCGTGTCACCGCTGACTTCGCGGCGGCCGCCCGGCGGGCCGAGGTGGCGAACCTCGACACCATCGAGATTCACGCCGCGCACGGCTACCTGCTGCACCAGTTCCTGTCCCCGCTCGCGAACGCCCGCACCGACGAGTACGGCGGCGTGTTCGACAACCGCGTCCGGTTCCTGTTGGAGGTCGTGCGGGCCGTGCGGGCCGCGTGGCCGGCCCACAAGCCGCTGTTCGTGCGCGTGAGTGCCACCGACTGGGCCACGGGCGGCTGGGACCTGGAGCAGACGACCGAACTTGCCGCGCGGCTCCGCGACGAGGGCGTGGACGTGCTGGACGTCAGCAGCGGCGGCCTGACCACAGCGCAGCAGCTCCAGGTGGGGCCCGCGTACCAGACGCGCTTCGCGGAGCACATCCGCGCGCAAGTGCCCGGCCTGCACATCATGGCGGTGGGCCTGATCGAGACGCCCGAACTGGCCGAGAGCGTGCTGCAGTCCGGTCAGGCGGACCTGATCGCTCTGGGCCGGCCGCTGCTGGGCGACCCGCACTGGCCGTGGCATGCCGCGCAGCGCCTGGGCGTCACGCCGCACCTCCCGCAGGCGTACCAGCGCGGCACCCGCGTGAAGGACTAA
- the holA gene encoding DNA polymerase III subunit delta, with protein MPILAFTGNRFLADELLRDTLSARGLPPRDLPRLAGDDVTLEAALPHLTPGLFGDGGLIVDLDGVKPDKALLEALSGAGVTVAVLDEAPPATRVKLYEKHGEVLASAAPARTGDVAGWVAGRVKGLGLKLDRDAALYLAEVFGPDLTGIAGELNKLTLLPGPFTREAVQRVVGREPPGDSFAMLGAATTGRAAEALGQLRRLLAAGEDPFKLMGAVVWQYSLVARCVGLIAQEGRVNETVAAQRLGVKPFPAKKALEVARRLSEAKVRAQLSRILDADLSMKRGLDPAVTLERLIVQLSV; from the coding sequence GTGCCGATCCTGGCCTTTACCGGTAACCGGTTCCTGGCGGACGAGCTGCTGCGCGACACCCTGAGCGCGCGGGGCCTGCCCCCCCGGGACCTGCCGCGTCTGGCGGGTGACGACGTCACCCTGGAGGCCGCGCTGCCGCACCTGACGCCCGGGCTGTTCGGGGACGGCGGCCTGATCGTGGACCTGGACGGCGTGAAGCCCGACAAGGCGCTGCTGGAGGCGCTGAGCGGCGCGGGCGTGACTGTGGCGGTGCTGGACGAGGCGCCGCCGGCCACGCGCGTGAAGCTGTACGAGAAGCACGGCGAGGTCCTGGCCTCGGCCGCGCCGGCCCGCACCGGGGACGTCGCCGGCTGGGTGGCGGGCCGCGTGAAGGGCCTGGGCCTGAAACTGGACCGGGACGCGGCGCTGTACCTCGCTGAGGTGTTCGGGCCGGACCTGACCGGGATTGCCGGGGAGCTGAACAAGCTGACGCTGCTGCCCGGGCCCTTCACCCGGGAGGCGGTGCAGCGCGTGGTGGGCCGTGAACCGCCCGGCGACAGTTTCGCGATGCTGGGCGCGGCGACGACCGGCCGGGCGGCCGAGGCGCTGGGGCAGCTGCGGCGGCTCCTGGCGGCCGGGGAGGATCCCTTCAAGCTGATGGGCGCGGTGGTGTGGCAGTACAGCCTGGTGGCGCGGTGTGTGGGCCTGATCGCGCAGGAGGGCCGCGTGAACGAGACGGTGGCGGCGCAGCGGCTGGGCGTGAAGCCGTTCCCAGCGAAGAAGGCGCTGGAGGTCGCGCGGCGGCTCAGTGAGGCGAAGGTGCGCGCGCAGCTGTCGCGGATCCTGGACGCGGACCTGAGCATGAAACGTGGGCTGGATCCGGCGGTGACGCTGGAGCGGCTGATCGTGCAACTGAGCGTGTGA
- a CDS encoding DinB family protein, producing the protein MPSQAQRLEGTYRRNLNTFLKAGADLPQGAEHARVNGASSLNWVTGHVLGSRLLILSFLSAAQPGVDMQDVRARYGKGTSPDPAAALPLADLLSHLAATQETLAAALATADLTPTVQSPFGPMVLGDFIDFFGWHEGYHAGQAILLHHQLTGQ; encoded by the coding sequence ATGCCCAGCCAAGCCCAGCGCCTCGAAGGCACCTACCGCCGCAACCTCAACACCTTCCTGAAGGCCGGGGCGGACCTGCCGCAGGGCGCCGAACACGCCCGCGTGAACGGCGCGAGCAGCCTGAACTGGGTGACCGGGCACGTCCTGGGCAGCCGCCTGCTGATCCTGAGTTTCCTGAGCGCGGCGCAGCCCGGCGTGGACATGCAGGACGTCCGCGCCCGCTACGGCAAGGGCACCTCGCCGGACCCGGCCGCCGCGCTGCCCCTCGCGGACCTGCTCTCGCACCTCGCCGCCACGCAGGAGACATTGGCCGCCGCCCTCGCCACCGCCGACCTGACGCCCACCGTCCAGTCGCCCTTCGGCCCGATGGTCCTGGGTGACTTCATCGACTTCTTCGGGTGGCACGAGGGCTACCACGCCGGGCAGGCCATCCTGCTGCACCACCAGCTCACCGGGCAGTAA
- a CDS encoding chromate transporter translates to MTRPSPAPTPGGLFVAFVQVALSGIGGGLPAHTRRLLGDRGWITDEDYAETFTLASLTPGPNAVNLAAVLGMRLGGVAGAVCAVGGILLPGLIVMLAVSAVTVGQGAALPGWVQGALRGAACAAVAVMLTAALPVLRVGVNVRGGVVVAALTFLALGVLRLDLLPVLLAAVGVGLLIHRPRAASGTGAAGVPDA, encoded by the coding sequence ATGACGCGCCCAAGCCCCGCTCCCACGCCCGGGGGGCTGTTCGTGGCCTTCGTGCAGGTCGCCCTGTCCGGGATCGGCGGGGGCCTGCCCGCCCACACGCGCCGGCTGCTGGGCGACCGGGGCTGGATCACCGACGAGGACTACGCCGAGACCTTCACCCTGGCGTCCCTGACCCCCGGCCCGAACGCCGTGAACCTCGCTGCGGTCCTCGGCATGCGGCTGGGCGGCGTGGCCGGCGCCGTGTGCGCGGTGGGCGGGATTCTGCTGCCCGGCCTGATCGTAATGCTGGCGGTCTCGGCCGTCACGGTGGGGCAGGGCGCGGCGCTGCCCGGCTGGGTGCAGGGCGCGCTGCGCGGCGCGGCGTGCGCGGCGGTCGCGGTGATGCTCACGGCCGCGCTGCCGGTGCTGCGGGTGGGCGTGAACGTGCGCGGGGGTGTGGTGGTGGCCGCGCTGACGTTCCTGGCGCTGGGCGTGCTGCGGCTGGACCTGCTGCCGGTCCTGCTGGCCGCCGTGGGTGTGGGCCTGCTGATTCACCGCCCCCGCGCAGCCTCCGGGACGGGCGCGGCGGGGGTGCCGGATGCCTGA
- a CDS encoding ABC transporter ATP-binding protein: protein MRRVTDPAHPPAPALAADQLVHGFGGPPVLKGVSLAVAAGEVLAVTGPSGSGKSTLLHLLGGLDVPQEGGVWWAGERVDTLDTQARAVRRAGRVGLVFQHHYLLEDLTVLQNVLIPAQLSGRSDPDRARALLARVGLAGREAALPGVLSGGERQRVAVARALSARPAVILADEPTGSLDRANADTVAALLLALAREEGAGVVMVSHDDRLSAQADRTLHLLDGQITENLSLPPALGV, encoded by the coding sequence ATGCGCCGCGTGACCGACCCCGCCCACCCACCCGCCCCGGCGCTCGCGGCTGACCAGCTCGTCCACGGGTTCGGGGGCCCACCTGTGCTGAAGGGCGTGTCGCTGGCCGTGGCGGCCGGCGAGGTGCTGGCCGTGACCGGCCCGAGCGGCAGCGGCAAGAGCACCCTGCTGCACCTGCTGGGCGGCCTGGACGTGCCGCAGGAGGGCGGCGTGTGGTGGGCAGGCGAGCGGGTGGACACCCTGGACACGCAGGCCCGCGCGGTGCGCCGGGCCGGGCGGGTGGGTCTCGTGTTCCAGCACCACTACCTGCTGGAGGACCTGACCGTGCTGCAGAACGTGCTGATTCCCGCGCAGCTGTCCGGCCGCAGCGACCCGGACCGGGCGCGGGCCCTGCTCGCCCGGGTGGGCCTCGCCGGGCGGGAGGCCGCGCTCCCCGGCGTCCTCAGCGGCGGGGAGCGGCAGCGGGTGGCGGTGGCGCGCGCCCTGTCGGCCAGGCCGGCGGTGATCCTGGCAGACGAACCCACCGGCAGCCTGGACCGCGCGAACGCGGACACAGTGGCCGCCCTGCTGCTGGCCCTGGCGCGCGAGGAGGGCGCGGGCGTGGTCATGGTCTCGCACGACGACCGCCTGAGTGCCCAGGCAGACCGGACCCTTCACCTGCTCGACGGGCAGATCACCGAGAACCTGTCCCTCCCACCGGCCCTGGGGGTTTAG
- a CDS encoding Crp/Fnr family transcriptional regulator produces MSRLDQLRASPLFRNVPLDALQEAEKVVTSRTYRAGDVILEQDEPGEALYLIVDGVVRVSRVSLGSRERVLADVYAPGLIGETAVLSRGERSATVTALSATTILMLYRDHFSRILRRHPDVLWNLATLLADRITQQNDELIAFGLNTEAALAHVFCGLYEQRRVAGTLQPEVLPLSTQDIMQRISASRETVSRVLRKMDRQGLLRVTPSSVTLLDITALQRLGLDDTDSD; encoded by the coding sequence ATGTCACGACTGGACCAACTCCGGGCATCGCCACTTTTCCGCAACGTTCCCCTCGACGCCCTTCAGGAGGCGGAGAAGGTCGTCACGTCCCGCACGTACCGCGCGGGGGACGTGATTCTCGAACAGGACGAACCGGGCGAGGCGCTGTACCTGATCGTGGACGGCGTGGTGCGCGTCTCCCGCGTCAGCCTGGGCAGCCGCGAGCGCGTCCTGGCAGACGTGTACGCCCCGGGCCTGATCGGGGAGACGGCCGTGCTCTCCCGCGGGGAGCGCAGCGCCACCGTGACGGCGCTGTCGGCCACCACCATCTTGATGCTGTACCGGGACCACTTCTCCCGCATCCTGCGCCGCCATCCGGACGTACTGTGGAATCTCGCCACGCTGCTCGCGGACCGCATCACGCAGCAGAACGACGAACTGATCGCCTTCGGCCTGAACACCGAGGCGGCGCTGGCGCACGTCTTCTGCGGGCTGTACGAGCAGCGCCGCGTGGCCGGCACCCTGCAGCCGGAGGTGCTGCCCCTGAGCACGCAGGACATCATGCAGCGCATCAGTGCCAGCCGCGAGACGGTCTCGCGCGTGCTGCGGAAGATGGACCGCCAGGGCCTGCTGCGCGTCACGCCCAGCAGCGTGACCCTGCTGGACATCACGGCCCTGCAGCGCCTGGGCCTGGACGACACCGACAGCGACTGA
- a CDS encoding alpha/beta hydrolase family protein: MEAFAQFTVEGQRVYGMLHVPDGDAPAQGWPSVVMLHGFTGHRMEGHRNFVLLSRLLAARGVASLRFDFRGSGESQGDFSEMTVSREVQDVVAAFEYVRRQPGLDPQRVMLLGFSLGGLVAALSAGEVRPHRLALWAPALPDLWLPLLRGGAFPPTVTDYGGWPVGRAFLQEVVRLRPLDAAAAWGGPAHVFHGDADTVCPPAWGVRYAQALNCDATAIPGAGHTFDSLEHVETLHRVTARFLTGQG, translated from the coding sequence ATGGAAGCGTTCGCGCAGTTCACGGTGGAAGGTCAGCGGGTGTACGGCATGCTGCACGTGCCCGACGGAGACGCGCCCGCACAGGGCTGGCCCAGCGTGGTCATGCTGCACGGCTTCACCGGGCACCGCATGGAAGGCCACCGCAACTTCGTGCTCCTGTCCCGCCTGCTGGCAGCGCGGGGCGTGGCTAGCCTGCGCTTCGATTTCCGGGGCAGCGGGGAAAGCCAGGGCGATTTCAGCGAGATGACCGTGTCCCGCGAGGTGCAGGACGTGGTGGCCGCCTTCGAGTACGTGCGCCGCCAGCCGGGCCTGGACCCGCAGCGCGTGATGCTGCTGGGCTTCAGCCTGGGCGGTCTGGTCGCGGCGCTGAGCGCCGGGGAGGTCCGCCCGCACCGGCTGGCTCTGTGGGCGCCCGCCCTGCCGGACCTGTGGCTGCCCCTGCTGCGCGGCGGGGCGTTCCCGCCCACCGTCACCGATTACGGCGGCTGGCCGGTGGGGCGGGCCTTTCTGCAGGAGGTGGTGCGCCTGCGGCCCCTGGACGCCGCCGCCGCGTGGGGCGGCCCGGCCCACGTGTTCCACGGGGACGCGGACACGGTCTGCCCGCCCGCGTGGGGCGTGCGCTACGCCCAGGCGCTGAACTGCGACGCCACCGCGATCCCCGGTGCGGGCCACACCTTCGACTCGCTGGAGCACGTGGAGACGCTGCACCGCGTCACTGCCCGCTTCCTGACCGGGCAGGGCTGA